The Chryseolinea soli genome contains a region encoding:
- a CDS encoding NfeD family protein produces MMWIIVIALLLIGIALLIAELIFIPGTTVVGLLGLIFSIVGVVISYQHFGSTVGFYVLMVTIAALVVAVFYSFRTGAWTRFSLKSSIDSRVNEGIMSTVHIGDEGVTLSTLRPMGKAQFHDKTFEVKTSGNYINQGEKVKIVQIESHQITVETIN; encoded by the coding sequence ATGATGTGGATAATTGTTATAGCGCTCCTCTTAATAGGCATTGCGCTCCTCATTGCAGAGCTGATCTTTATTCCAGGTACCACCGTCGTCGGCTTGTTGGGTTTGATCTTCTCGATTGTCGGCGTTGTTATCAGTTATCAGCATTTTGGAAGCACAGTCGGATTCTATGTCCTCATGGTCACCATCGCCGCCCTGGTGGTAGCCGTTTTCTACAGTTTTCGCACCGGCGCGTGGACCCGCTTTTCATTAAAATCGTCGATCGACAGCCGGGTAAATGAGGGCATCATGTCAACGGTGCACATAGGCGATGAGGGCGTTACGCTTTCTACCCTCCGGCCTATGGGGAAAGCGCAGTTTCATGACAAGACTTTCGAGGTAAAGACCTCCGGCAATTATATCAATCAAGGCGAAAAGGTAAAGATCGTTCAGATCGAGTCACACCAAATCACAGTAGAAACTATCAACTAA